A window from Cryobacterium sp. SO1 encodes these proteins:
- the pgm gene encoding phosphoglucomutase (alpha-D-glucose-1,6-bisphosphate-dependent), translated as MTERAGTLAQKSDLIDVEALIRAYYDLKPDVSVTAQRVVFGTSGHRGSSLNTAFNENHILATTQAIVEYRAGQGITGPLFIGADTHALSKPATTTALEVLVGNNVRVLVDEFDDYVPTPALSHAILAYNRAGHDDQADGIVVTPSHNPPMDGGFKYNPPHGGPADSDATSWIANRANEIIADEMRAVRMAEPSAVETYDFRGAYVDDLENIIDMKAIKASGIRIGADPLGGASVGYWGAIRDRYELNLTVVNPHVDPTWAFMTLDWDGKIRMDPSSPSAMASVLAHKDDFDILTGNDADADRHGIVTPDAGLMNPNHFLAVAIEYLYSHRDGWRTDAAIGKTLVSSTMIDRVAGFLGRELWEVPVGFKWFVPGLIDGSVAFGGEESAGASFVRFDGTVWTTDKDGILLALLASEIVAVTGKSPSVRYAELAEHFGAPAYERIDAVATPAQKSALAKLDGAAITATELAGDKIIGALSHAPGNGAAIGGVKVLTEYAWFAARPSGTEDVYKIYAESFKGPEHLAQVQIEAKAIVDAAIS; from the coding sequence ATGACCGAACGCGCAGGCACCCTGGCCCAGAAATCAGATCTGATCGACGTTGAAGCCCTCATCCGGGCCTATTACGACCTCAAGCCGGATGTGTCCGTCACAGCCCAGCGGGTCGTCTTCGGCACCTCTGGCCACCGCGGCAGTTCGCTCAACACGGCTTTCAACGAGAACCACATTCTCGCCACCACCCAGGCCATCGTGGAGTACCGCGCCGGCCAGGGCATCACCGGCCCGCTGTTCATCGGCGCCGACACCCACGCGCTGAGCAAGCCGGCCACCACCACGGCCCTCGAGGTCCTCGTCGGCAACAACGTGCGGGTCCTGGTCGACGAGTTCGACGACTACGTGCCCACCCCGGCGCTCTCCCACGCAATCCTGGCCTACAACCGGGCCGGCCACGACGACCAGGCCGACGGCATCGTCGTCACCCCCAGCCACAACCCGCCCATGGACGGCGGCTTCAAGTACAACCCGCCGCACGGCGGACCGGCCGACAGCGACGCCACCTCCTGGATCGCCAACCGGGCCAACGAGATCATCGCCGACGAGATGCGCGCCGTGCGGATGGCGGAGCCGAGCGCCGTGGAGACCTACGACTTCCGCGGCGCCTACGTCGACGACCTCGAGAACATCATCGACATGAAGGCGATCAAGGCCAGCGGCATCCGCATCGGCGCCGACCCGCTGGGCGGCGCGAGCGTGGGCTACTGGGGCGCGATCCGGGACCGGTACGAGCTCAACCTCACCGTGGTCAACCCGCACGTCGACCCCACCTGGGCGTTCATGACCCTGGACTGGGACGGCAAGATCCGGATGGACCCGTCCAGCCCCTCTGCGATGGCGTCGGTGCTGGCGCACAAGGACGACTTCGACATCCTCACCGGCAACGACGCCGACGCCGACCGGCACGGCATCGTTACCCCGGACGCCGGCCTGATGAACCCGAACCACTTCCTGGCCGTGGCCATCGAGTACCTGTACAGCCACCGCGACGGCTGGCGGACGGACGCCGCGATCGGCAAGACCCTGGTGTCCTCCACCATGATCGACCGCGTCGCCGGGTTCCTCGGCCGCGAACTGTGGGAGGTGCCGGTGGGCTTCAAGTGGTTCGTGCCCGGCCTGATCGACGGGTCGGTCGCCTTCGGCGGCGAAGAGAGCGCCGGCGCCAGCTTCGTGCGCTTTGACGGCACGGTCTGGACCACCGACAAGGACGGCATCCTGCTGGCCCTGCTCGCGTCGGAGATCGTCGCCGTGACCGGCAAGTCGCCCAGCGTGCGCTACGCCGAACTGGCCGAGCACTTCGGCGCCCCGGCCTACGAGCGCATCGACGCCGTGGCCACGCCGGCGCAGAAGAGCGCCCTGGCCAAGCTCGACGGCGCGGCCATCACGGCCACCGAACTCGCCGGGGACAAGATCATCGGCGCGCTCAGCCACGCTCCCGGCAACGGCGCGGCCATCGGCGGCGTCAAGGTCCTCACCGAATACGCCTGGTTCGCCGCCAGGCCCAGCGGCACCGAAGACGTCTACAAGATCTACGCCGAGTCGTTCAAGGGCCCGGAGCACCTGGCGCAAGTGCAGATCGAGGCCAAGGCCATCGTCGACGCCGCGATCAGCTAG
- the pheA gene encoding prephenate dehydratase → MPQTPDVHYSFLGPAGTFTEAALAQVPEAQGLPWRAVNNVGEALADVVSGRSVAAMIAIENSVDGGVSATQDALASVPNLRIIGEYLVPVNFVLVARPGTTLNDVKIVNAHPVAYAQCRSWLERTLPKHGHIPSSSNVAAAAALFEPGPADAAVAPPGIEKHHDLTVLARNIGDNPNAVTRFVLVGRTTLIPAPTGADKTSVIVELPEDRAGALLEMLEQFATRGVNLSLIQSRPIGDSLGRYRFVIDADGHILDERVADALLGLRRFSPKVIFLGSYPRADKAANVFTDRYDDGVFIEARDWLRGLISGEPTE, encoded by the coding sequence ATGCCACAGACTCCCGATGTGCACTACAGCTTCCTGGGGCCGGCCGGGACCTTCACCGAGGCCGCGCTCGCCCAGGTGCCCGAAGCCCAGGGCCTGCCCTGGCGGGCGGTCAACAACGTGGGGGAGGCCCTCGCCGACGTGGTGAGCGGCCGCAGCGTCGCCGCGATGATCGCCATCGAGAACTCCGTCGACGGCGGGGTGAGCGCCACCCAGGACGCCCTCGCCAGCGTGCCGAACCTGCGGATCATCGGCGAGTACCTGGTACCGGTCAACTTCGTGCTGGTCGCCAGGCCCGGCACCACCCTTAACGACGTCAAGATCGTCAACGCGCATCCGGTGGCGTACGCCCAGTGCCGCAGCTGGCTGGAGCGCACCCTGCCCAAGCACGGGCACATCCCGTCGTCGAGCAACGTGGCCGCCGCGGCTGCGCTGTTCGAACCGGGTCCGGCGGATGCCGCCGTGGCCCCGCCCGGCATCGAGAAGCACCACGACCTCACCGTGCTCGCCCGCAACATCGGCGACAACCCCAACGCCGTGACCCGGTTCGTGCTTGTGGGCCGCACCACGCTCATCCCGGCGCCGACCGGGGCCGACAAGACCAGCGTCATCGTAGAACTGCCCGAGGACCGGGCCGGCGCCCTGCTCGAGATGCTCGAGCAGTTCGCCACCCGCGGCGTCAACCTCAGCCTGATCCAGTCCCGGCCGATCGGCGACTCCCTCGGCCGGTACCGGTTCGTCATCGACGCCGACGGCCACATCCTCGACGAACGGGTCGCCGACGCGCTGCTGGGCCTGCGCCGGTTCAGCCCCAAGGTGATCTTCCTCGGCTCGTATCCGCGGGCCGACAAGGCGGCCAACGTGTTCACCGACCGGTACGACGACGGGGTGTTCATCGAAGCCAGGGACTGGCTGCGCGGGCTCATCTCGGGGGAGCCGACGGAATGA